Proteins encoded by one window of Porphyromonas vaginalis:
- a CDS encoding site-specific integrase, whose translation MRSTFRILFYINKSKTKADGTTAILCRITIDGESVVITTGESTPPYDWSVKRGATKEKKTNQRLQTFRENVEQAYNTLLYKYGAVSAELLKNYLQGVGKTPTTLLALSAEELKAQRECSSAGTYRNNRYADRLLNSFVRSRSETDVPLSALTVEFFEDYRFYLKMEGYAPATINSHLCWLSRLMYRAVSQGTIRFNPFEEVKYEVVERKPRFLSKGDVSKLLAFPLQDEGAELSRRMFLFSVFTGLAFVDLRGLRASQIETNSEGKRYIRKARQKTKVESLIPLHPIAEQILALYTKAKSRGDYKIFPDTMSDWKLLRHLKAVGLACGIRTPLTWHCARHTFGTLTLEAGVPIESIAKMMGHSSIASTQIYAQVTDQKIARDMERLMQQ comes from the coding sequence GACGGCACAACGGCAATCCTTTGCCGTATTACCATAGACGGAGAGAGTGTGGTGATAACCACAGGCGAAAGCACTCCCCCCTACGATTGGAGCGTGAAGCGAGGGGCGACAAAGGAGAAGAAGACCAACCAACGCTTGCAAACCTTTCGGGAGAATGTCGAACAAGCCTATAATACCTTGCTTTACAAATATGGAGCAGTAAGTGCCGAGTTGCTGAAGAACTACTTGCAGGGTGTCGGGAAAACTCCAACGACCCTGCTTGCTCTTAGTGCGGAAGAGCTCAAAGCCCAACGAGAATGCAGTAGTGCAGGGACATATAGAAACAATCGGTACGCCGATAGGCTGCTTAACTCTTTTGTGCGCAGTCGCAGTGAGACGGATGTTCCCTTGTCGGCTCTTACGGTTGAGTTCTTTGAGGATTATCGCTTCTATCTGAAGATGGAGGGCTATGCGCCCGCAACGATAAATAGCCATCTCTGTTGGTTGAGTCGATTGATGTATCGAGCCGTCAGTCAGGGGACAATACGCTTCAATCCGTTTGAAGAGGTGAAGTATGAAGTCGTGGAGCGCAAACCTCGTTTTCTGAGTAAGGGCGATGTGTCAAAGCTCTTGGCATTTCCATTGCAGGATGAAGGGGCAGAACTAAGCCGAAGAATGTTCCTTTTTTCGGTCTTTACAGGCTTGGCATTTGTTGATTTACGAGGGCTACGAGCTTCGCAAATCGAGACAAACAGCGAGGGGAAGCGGTATATCCGCAAGGCAAGACAGAAAACGAAGGTAGAAAGCTTGATCCCCTTGCATCCGATAGCGGAGCAGATACTCGCCCTTTACACGAAGGCGAAGAGCAGAGGAGATTACAAGATATTCCCCGATACAATGAGCGACTGGAAGCTACTCCGTCATCTCAAAGCCGTGGGGTTGGCATGTGGCATCCGTACTCCGTTGACTTGGCACTGTGCAAGACATACGTTTGGGACGCTAACGCTAGAGGCTGGTGTGCCTATTGAGAGCATCGCTAAGATGATGGGGCATTCGTCTATTGCCAGCACGCAAATCTACGCCCAAGTCACTGACCAAAAGATTGCAAGGGATATGGAGAGGCTGATGCAACAATGA
- a CDS encoding ClbS/DfsB family four-helix bundle protein, whose translation MARATTKVDLLASANGQFEKMWKLIDNMSEEQQVRTFAEEMASADKEAHWSRDKNLRDVLVHLYEWHQLLLNWIKANSNDERKPFLPEPYNWKTYPTMNVEFWKKHQNTPLEEAKAKLRESHKDVMALIDQFSNDELFAKGTLAWTGTSPLGSYCVSATASHYDWAMKKIKLHIKTSKG comes from the coding sequence ATGGCACGAGCAACAACAAAAGTTGATTTACTTGCATCCGCCAATGGGCAATTCGAGAAAATGTGGAAACTCATTGATAATATGAGCGAGGAACAACAGGTGAGAACATTTGCGGAGGAAATGGCATCGGCTGATAAAGAAGCACATTGGAGTCGGGATAAAAACCTGCGTGATGTTCTTGTTCATCTATATGAATGGCATCAGTTATTGCTAAATTGGATAAAAGCTAACAGCAACGATGAACGTAAGCCATTTTTACCTGAACCGTATAATTGGAAAACCTATCCGACAATGAATGTTGAGTTCTGGAAGAAGCACCAAAATACGCCATTGGAGGAAGCCAAAGCAAAGTTAAGAGAGAGCCACAAAGATGTAATGGCACTGATAGATCAATTCTCCAACGATGAACTCTTTGCCAAAGGAACACTAGCTTGGACAGGAACTTCCCCACTCGGATCTTACTGCGTTTCGGCAACTGCCAGCCATTACGACTGGGCGATGAAGAAAATAAAATTGCATATCAAAACATCTAAGGGATAA
- the mobV gene encoding MobV family relaxase: MGYAVLHIDKARGNDSAMSAHIERTFVPNNVDASRTHLNRDLVQFPANVTNRTEAIAHRIATAGIYRKVADNQVKALRFILSGSHEDMLQLESDGRLEEWCHSTMQWLYTTFGKANVVAATLHADEETPHIHATVVPIVTGERRKAKQEAENGKRKYKTKKNKIRLCADDLLTPKKLEEYQTSYAEQMRPFGLSRGVQGSEAKHRTNMEYYKELLKETKQKQLEEEELIQKVRELEKQAGKLRVKGTLYSLFGNSELDKAEQRIEELEQEVERQQHLSEKEKAEIRKEVILLQDTIRDKDKTISEQQREIKVYEEERSFIKRFFHSFYLLLNIRLMLRKMGFDDDTVVKMHKDQEIVRGTAAAYSGMYKRNFTEENAELRITTNEKRQPILTINGLSVPDWCEQKWKELLNRNRSQRL, encoded by the coding sequence ATGGGCTACGCAGTATTACACATAGACAAGGCTCGGGGCAACGACTCGGCAATGAGTGCCCACATCGAGCGAACATTCGTGCCGAACAATGTCGATGCCTCTCGCACGCACCTCAATCGAGACTTGGTGCAATTCCCCGCAAATGTCACCAACCGTACAGAAGCTATTGCACATCGCATAGCAACGGCTGGTATCTACCGAAAGGTTGCGGACAATCAAGTTAAAGCACTTCGTTTCATCCTATCTGGATCACACGAAGATATGCTCCAACTAGAAAGCGATGGACGCTTAGAGGAGTGGTGCCATAGTACGATGCAGTGGCTTTATACCACCTTTGGTAAGGCAAACGTGGTGGCAGCCACACTTCATGCCGATGAAGAAACCCCGCACATACATGCGACAGTTGTCCCAATTGTCACGGGAGAAAGGAGAAAAGCCAAACAGGAAGCTGAGAATGGCAAGCGAAAGTACAAGACAAAGAAAAACAAGATACGGCTCTGTGCTGATGATCTGCTTACACCCAAGAAGCTCGAGGAGTATCAAACCTCCTACGCAGAGCAAATGCGACCATTTGGGCTGAGTAGAGGGGTACAAGGATCTGAAGCCAAGCATCGTACTAATATGGAGTATTACAAAGAGCTTCTCAAAGAGACGAAGCAGAAACAACTTGAGGAGGAAGAACTAATTCAAAAGGTCAGAGAGTTGGAAAAGCAGGCGGGCAAGCTCCGAGTAAAGGGTACGCTCTACTCTTTATTTGGCAACTCCGAACTTGACAAGGCGGAACAGCGCATCGAAGAGTTGGAGCAAGAAGTCGAACGGCAACAACATCTTTCGGAAAAGGAGAAAGCCGAAATCCGCAAGGAGGTCATACTTCTTCAGGACACCATTAGAGATAAGGACAAGACTATATCTGAACAACAGCGAGAAATCAAGGTGTACGAGGAGGAACGGAGTTTTATCAAACGCTTCTTCCACAGCTTCTACCTCTTACTCAATATCCGTCTGATGCTCCGCAAAATGGGTTTTGATGATGATACGGTGGTCAAGATGCACAAAGATCAAGAGATAGTCCGTGGTACGGCTGCGGCATATTCAGGAATGTACAAACGAAACTTCACGGAGGAAAATGCGGAGCTACGCATTACAACCAACGAGAAGCGTCAGCCTATTCTTACCATCAATGGACTATCTGTTCCAGATTGGTGCGAACAGAAGTGGAAAGAGCTTCTCAATCGTAATCGCTCGCAACGACTGTAG
- a CDS encoding phosphatidylserine decarboxylase family protein: MKKVRLHREGVGLLVSFFLILTLACWATFVFVPFKGVFILTLLVSLVVMGLALNFFRFPRRSNSEVANRRLIVAPADGKVVVMEEVEEPELLGCRCLKLSIFMSLYNVHANWVACNGTITHVEHQSGAYYKAFLPKSSVLNERSAVIIRTDGGHEVLERQIAGAVARRIVTYPKVGDEVTVEDFLGFIKFGSRIDLYLPLGTEIAIKIGDEVVGGETTLGYLPQ; this comes from the coding sequence ATGAAAAAGGTACGACTACATCGCGAGGGGGTGGGACTTCTCGTCTCTTTCTTCCTCATACTGACGTTGGCTTGCTGGGCAACCTTTGTCTTTGTGCCCTTTAAGGGGGTATTTATCTTGACCCTACTGGTGTCGCTCGTGGTGATGGGGCTGGCGCTAAACTTCTTTCGCTTCCCTCGGCGTAGCAACAGCGAGGTGGCCAATAGACGTCTCATCGTAGCACCAGCCGATGGCAAGGTGGTGGTCATGGAGGAGGTTGAGGAGCCTGAGCTGCTGGGATGCCGCTGTCTCAAGCTCTCGATCTTTATGTCGCTCTACAATGTGCATGCTAACTGGGTCGCCTGCAATGGCACGATCACCCATGTGGAGCATCAGAGCGGTGCTTACTACAAGGCTTTTCTCCCTAAGAGTAGCGTGCTCAATGAGCGGTCGGCGGTAATAATCCGTACCGATGGTGGTCATGAAGTGCTAGAGCGTCAGATCGCTGGTGCTGTGGCACGTCGTATCGTCACTTACCCGAAGGTGGGCGACGAGGTGACGGTCGAGGACTTCCTTGGCTTCATCAAGTTTGGCTCACGCATCGACCTTTACCTGCCATTGGGTACGGAGATAGCGATCAAGATAGGCGACGAAGTGGTGGGCGGTGAGACAACGCTGGGCTATCTGCCCCAGTAG
- a CDS encoding CDP-alcohol phosphatidyltransferase family protein, which yields MKIRQFIPNLLTLCNILSGAAAIISILYYKEYQMGAIWIAVGAFFDLLDGMVARLLRATSSIGADLDSLSDVVTFGLAPALLALCTMEGRLLASGYAASTALMMSLPFLLILPFAAYRLALFNNDTGSSNYFRGLPVPASALLWIGISLSTCACAVDTLSLVTSYGLLLLSCILMVSRMPMLSLKHLSAQMKAPHGTIILIAWGVILVPAGCLYMWLGSVASTLRLVMLLYIIVSLVIGRQIKSNSDAIDAAAQQ from the coding sequence ATGAAGATAAGACAATTTATCCCCAATCTCCTAACGCTGTGCAATATCCTCTCGGGGGCGGCAGCTATCATCTCAATCCTATACTATAAGGAGTACCAGATGGGTGCTATCTGGATTGCTGTGGGTGCTTTCTTTGACCTGCTCGATGGTATGGTGGCGCGTCTCCTGCGTGCGACCTCATCGATAGGTGCTGACCTGGACTCGCTCTCAGATGTGGTGACCTTTGGCTTAGCACCGGCACTATTAGCTCTTTGCACGATGGAGGGGAGACTCTTGGCGAGTGGCTATGCAGCGTCTACGGCTCTGATGATGTCGCTACCTTTTCTCCTGATCTTACCTTTTGCAGCCTACCGCTTGGCACTCTTTAATAATGATACGGGGTCGAGCAACTACTTCCGTGGGCTACCAGTGCCCGCCTCTGCGCTCTTGTGGATCGGCATCTCGCTCTCCACTTGCGCCTGTGCGGTGGATACCCTTTCGCTAGTGACTAGCTACGGATTGCTCCTTCTCTCCTGTATCCTGATGGTGAGCCGTATGCCGATGCTCTCGCTGAAGCACCTAAGCGCACAGATGAAAGCGCCTCACGGTACGATCATCCTCATCGCATGGGGCGTGATCCTAGTTCCTGCGGGCTGTCTCTATATGTGGCTAGGCTCCGTGGCGAGTACGCTACGCCTAGTGATGTTGCTCTATATCATCGTCTCGCTGGTCATCGGTCGGCAGATCAAGAGCAATTCGGACGCTATCGATGCCGCGGCTCAACAGTAA
- a CDS encoding DUF4834 family protein, which translates to MEFIFGLILVLGLAYLLIRHFAPRILYWMVRRYIQQADPHTKSRKAPRKGWHSAASQQSPEDAQSQQGKLDMKDIAKKKFEKDQGEYVDFEEE; encoded by the coding sequence ATGGAATTCATATTTGGTCTGATCCTCGTCTTAGGACTTGCATACCTGCTCATTAGACACTTTGCGCCTCGCATCTTGTACTGGATGGTGAGACGCTATATACAGCAGGCTGATCCACACACTAAGTCACGAAAAGCACCACGCAAAGGGTGGCACTCGGCCGCCTCACAGCAAAGCCCAGAAGACGCGCAGTCACAGCAGGGCAAGCTCGATATGAAGGATATAGCGAAGAAGAAGTTTGAGAAGGACCAAGGGGAGTACGTCGACTTTGAGGAGGAGTAA
- the dnaB gene encoding replicative DNA helicase produces MPSLKPTQQKQLRKPQASLDRTTEGRVPPQATDIEEAVLGAILLEKEAFSEISTILEPESFYVNAHQTIFEVMRDLSLEEQPIDLHTVSQRLQRDGKLDQVGGMPFLVDLSNRVISAGNLEYHAMIVAQKALSRNLIKFSTEVLTSAYEDTIDIEDQMETAEGALFALSQKHLRKDVQPIDSVLKIAIDDIRAAANSAEGISGISSGFDGIDAMTAGWQKSDLIIIAARPAIGKTAFVLSMAKYIAVDNKIPVALFNLEMSSVQLVKRLISNVCELPGEKLKSGQLENFEWTQLDERISVLENTPLYIDDTPSLSVFELRTKVRRLVREHDIKIIIIDYLQLMNASGMNFGNREQEVSTISRSLKMLAKELDIPIIALSQLNRAVELRKNDSGTNSKVPQLSDLRESGAIEQDADMVCFLHRPEVYGIMQDDYGDTKGIGYFIIAKHRNGPIGDVRIGFRGEFAKFYPLEEANMHYTSQINGGKARSAATSAPSSSSMGSTPHPFDQSFSAGASDFNPMATDDEERDFPF; encoded by the coding sequence ATGCCATCCCTAAAGCCTACACAGCAGAAGCAGCTCCGCAAGCCACAAGCCTCGCTCGATCGCACGACCGAGGGACGTGTACCACCTCAAGCGACAGACATTGAGGAGGCTGTACTAGGCGCCATACTACTGGAGAAAGAGGCTTTCTCCGAGATCAGCACGATCCTGGAGCCCGAGAGCTTCTACGTCAATGCGCATCAGACTATCTTCGAGGTCATGCGCGACCTCAGTCTGGAGGAGCAGCCCATAGACCTGCACACGGTCAGTCAGAGACTACAGCGTGATGGCAAGCTGGATCAGGTCGGGGGGATGCCTTTTCTCGTCGACCTAAGCAACCGTGTCATCAGTGCGGGCAACCTAGAGTACCACGCCATGATTGTGGCGCAGAAAGCACTGAGTCGCAATCTAATCAAGTTCTCTACGGAGGTACTCACCTCTGCGTACGAAGATACCATCGACATAGAGGATCAGATGGAGACTGCTGAGGGTGCTCTCTTTGCGCTCTCGCAAAAGCATCTTCGCAAGGATGTACAGCCTATTGACTCCGTTCTCAAGATTGCTATCGACGACATCAGGGCTGCGGCTAATAGTGCAGAGGGTATCAGTGGTATCTCCTCAGGCTTTGACGGTATCGATGCGATGACTGCAGGGTGGCAGAAGTCAGACCTCATCATCATCGCAGCGCGACCCGCTATTGGTAAGACAGCCTTCGTCCTATCGATGGCTAAGTACATAGCGGTAGACAATAAGATTCCCGTTGCCCTCTTTAACCTTGAGATGAGTAGCGTACAGCTGGTCAAGCGTCTTATCAGTAACGTCTGTGAGCTCCCGGGCGAAAAGCTCAAGAGCGGTCAGCTCGAGAACTTTGAGTGGACACAGCTTGACGAGCGTATCAGCGTCTTGGAGAATACGCCCCTCTACATTGACGATACGCCCAGTCTCTCCGTCTTCGAGCTACGGACTAAGGTGCGCCGTCTCGTGCGAGAGCACGACATCAAGATCATCATCATCGACTACCTCCAGCTCATGAACGCTAGTGGTATGAACTTTGGCAACCGCGAGCAAGAGGTCAGCACCATCTCCCGCTCGCTCAAGATGCTTGCCAAGGAGCTAGACATCCCCATCATCGCCCTCTCACAGCTCAACCGAGCTGTCGAGCTGCGCAAGAACGATAGTGGCACGAATAGCAAGGTGCCTCAGCTCTCCGACCTGCGTGAGTCAGGAGCTATCGAGCAGGACGCCGATATGGTTTGCTTCCTACACAGACCCGAGGTCTATGGCATTATGCAGGATGACTATGGAGATACAAAGGGTATCGGTTACTTCATCATTGCCAAGCACCGTAACGGACCGATCGGCGATGTGCGTATCGGCTTCCGTGGCGAGTTTGCTAAGTTCTATCCACTTGAGGAGGCGAACATGCACTACACCTCTCAGATCAATGGCGGTAAAGCTCGCTCTGCTGCGACATCGGCGCCTAGCAGCTCTTCTATGGGCAGTACACCCCACCCATTCGATCAGTCGTTTAGCGCAGGAGCCTCAGACTTCAACCCGATGGCCACAGACGACGAGGAGAGAGACTTCCCCTTCTGA